A stretch of Nitrospirota bacterium DNA encodes these proteins:
- a CDS encoding helix-turn-helix transcriptional regulator, producing the protein MRTSKEIGERIKKRRRELRMSQEKLAEKLGVTYQQVQRYEKGTNKLNAEKLQQIAEILLVPLSYFFSDLPEGTILEEQTAYLPADEGMLLNYFRRIKSEEIKQVVLKVAELASEGKV; encoded by the coding sequence ATGAGAACGAGTAAAGAGATTGGAGAGAGGATAAAGAAAAGGAGAAGAGAACTCCGAATGTCCCAGGAGAAGCTGGCTGAGAAACTCGGTGTGACATATCAGCAGGTTCAGAGATATGAAAAAGGAACTAACAAACTCAATGCCGAGAAACTACAGCAAATTGCAGAGATACTCCTTGTACCCTTATCATATTTTTTTAGTGACCTACCAGAAGGAACTATCTTAGAAGAGCAGACTGCCTATTTACCTGCCGATGAAGGGATGCTTCTGAATTACTTTCGCAGGATAAAGAGCGAAGAGATTAAACAAGTTGTCCTTAAGGTCGCAGAACTCGCCTCAGAAGGTAAGGTTTAG
- a CDS encoding DegT/DnrJ/EryC1/StrS family aminotransferase, with protein sequence MRTSINVTFHYGNATLHVKSIRKRKKIEKVMKTKRLKNLPNLENGEKPLRLEQDFARYIGCSYSIAVNSYTAALHLALDAIGLKEGGEVITSPFTLPPTAAVITYFKAVPIFIDCNLDTFNIDPDKIEEHITHKTRAIIPVHHAGHPCDMERIMEIAMHYRLHVIGDASHALPSRYKGKMVGTIGDITCFGFYPLNNPLESIGGMIATENEKFAERIKMMRQHGINRNLRYEIRYPGYEYMLPDIYASIGIHQLKRCDDLHRKRNNIAMIYNAAFKEIPEIKTPHVDSEVQHSWHLYIILLDLDRLKINRDEFIKTLTAKNIDAFIHCMPLHIHPYYRDTYGYILEDFPNAMKLYESAISLPIHPTMSEKDVSNVIDAVIETVTETKD encoded by the coding sequence GTGAGAACTTCAATAAATGTGACCTTCCATTACGGCAATGCAACACTTCATGTAAAAAGTATAAGAAAAAGAAAAAAGATAGAGAAGGTGATGAAAACAAAAAGATTGAAAAACCTTCCAAATTTAGAAAACGGCGAAAAACCCCTCAGACTTGAGCAGGATTTTGCAAGATACATAGGATGCAGTTATAGCATTGCGGTCAACTCATATACAGCGGCGCTTCACCTTGCATTGGATGCAATCGGATTAAAAGAAGGGGGCGAGGTTATTACCTCACCATTTACCTTACCACCTACGGCAGCAGTTATAACATATTTCAAGGCAGTCCCTATATTTATTGACTGCAATCTCGATACTTTTAACATTGATCCTGATAAGATAGAAGAGCATATTACTCATAAAACAAGGGCGATAATCCCTGTCCACCATGCAGGTCATCCCTGCGACATGGAAAGGATAATGGAGATCGCTATGCATTACAGATTGCATGTGATAGGGGATGCATCACACGCACTGCCATCCAGATATAAAGGGAAAATGGTGGGAACAATTGGAGATATTACCTGTTTCGGGTTTTATCCTTTAAATAATCCATTGGAATCAATAGGAGGAATGATTGCTACCGAGAATGAAAAATTCGCTGAAAGAATAAAGATGATGAGGCAGCATGGAATAAATAGAAATCTGCGCTATGAAATTCGCTATCCGGGCTATGAATATATGCTTCCAGACATATATGCGTCCATAGGTATACACCAGTTAAAAAGATGCGATGACCTCCACAGAAAAAGAAATAATATCGCAATGATATATAATGCAGCATTCAAAGAGATACCTGAAATAAAGACTCCCCATGTGGATTCAGAGGTCCAGCATAGCTGGCATCTTTATATAATCCTACTTGATCTCGATAGGCTCAAGATTAACAGAGATGAATTTATAAAGACTCTTACTGCTAAAAACATCGATGCCTTCATCCACTGTATGCCACTTCACATTCACCCATATTACAGAGATACATACGGATATATCCTGGAAGATTTTCCTAATGCCATGAAGTTATATGAAAGTGCGATATCACTACCTATACATCCAACGATGTCAGAGAAAGATGTGAGTAATGTGATAGATGCAGTTATTGAGACAGTGACAGAAACAAAGGATTAA